CCTGGTGAACAATGAATAAGGAAACCTTGATGGCCCAGATCATATCAAGCCCGATGATGGGCAAGTAGCGCAAGCATAGTAGAAGGGACCAGAGCTAAGGTGCAGGCCCGCATCATCTTCCTGACCATTCTGCCTACATCCTCCGGGATGCAAATTATGGTGGTAGACTAATTGTTTCCAAGAGACAAATCCTATCAAGAATCTAGGTGAGGTCTCCGCCATCAAGATGTCAACCTTGACAAATGAACCCGAGttttggtaaatgaacccggacatTGGTAAATGAACTCGGACCATACGTTCGGATAGTACAAGCCTAGTCCTCCCTGATGCTGACGTGTCCTTGAGAAATCCAGaagttggtctccctaactaacctgcaaAATGGGGTACGTACGGAACGTAcattgttcctaggaaacagtactgccattactctgacagatcttgtccccatGATCACCATGATAACCCACGCGGATCAGTCCATGCTAACATACAAAGGACAGTTGTAAGGCTTCAACACAcctaagccggcccaatgggcctgGATTAACAACCCTTAATTATGTCACCTTTCttgtattatgactccattagcgagcaattgtaattatatccttattgggcccggattagtccgacccaagTGACAtgattgcctataaatagggccagttgtgCACTGCATTGAGGATCCcggattttctcttgtaagcaaaacaCTGCTGAACTTACAGAAAACAttcattgtcaaaactctctaaagcctaatactagtgactcgtggactaatgCTCATTAGCGCCCTAACCACGTAAAAGCTTtgatcttatttatttcttagcctttctttctagttcttatcttttaatatatttatagttttgaaaaactcggtaaacaataagCTTAGTAACTAGATTCAAAATTAGCAACCAAATTTTTATAAGAATAATAATTAGTAAATAGATTAAGAAAAAGGTCATtaactagtttttttttaaaattagtatttgtTTTGATCTAGTAACTAGTTTTGAAGAAACACAACACTTATCTTTTTCCACAATTTTTAAATTTCGCATAAAAAAGATGTATATAGTAAGAAAAAATAACTTGAATTTTGAattctaattattttttgtttggttttaatTTAAGGTATTCTAATATCATTTTACCATCTTAATAGAATgattaatcataaaaaaatagaaggaaagtgTCATCTCACTGTACAATAATttctaaatattaattttttattcatattaaatttttctttaaacGATTACACTTAAGTAACTAAGAGCACTCTCAATAGAGTCTTTATAATAcactttatttaaaatatttagctaaaactcacaaaaacatcttccatcagttcttttatacatatatttataatagttatacacaaactccaattaatctatatctacatttacatatcctttatataatattttaatattattatttctttataagctctctctctcccatttagtatatatttattatttcttttttctttttcaattattttattttactttaattaacaaaatatgtttaaagatataatatttaaatgatgtagagaaatatatagagaagttgatgtatggtataatgtaaaacttagaggtaaaataaaaaaatgtgtgtattGGAGAGATATTTTACAGGATGGAGTAGAACACCTATTGGGAGTGCTCTAAGTAGTGTTTTTTGAGTCAAAAGTCAGTAGGTAGTCTAAAAAGTTGCACATAAGTtacaaaatagttttttttttcgacaaaagttataaagtttTGTACCCTTAAATTCGAGCTAAATGTATATTAGCTCAAGGTACACGATTTCAACTTGTATATTCTACAAAATAGAGATAACAAATGATTAGTTTCTCAACACTTGGTGAAATGTGAAATAAGTTTCGGTAAGCTTAGGTCAGCTGAGATATATTCAGTCCGATCCAAGTATTAAGCTCTTATAATTTCCAGCTCGACATAACCGTTAGAGCGTGATACCAATATTTAGTTCGGGACCACCAAGCTAGGTGATGTGCTTGCCTCTGATGCGTTATTATCCAAATCCCATAAATCAAGAGATTCTTTCCTATTTAGTGACTCTGATCGAATCAGAGGGaaataatgagaaatattatGTATTAAATTGACcaatatttgtatttattatgTAATATTTTGTAATGggtattttcctttatttttgggAAACCATATATGCCAATTATCTCTATAAATTAAGAGATTGACACATTGTAAATGATTCGAAACAAATGCTTATAGACTCGTGAGCTAGGTGGATTTTTACCACTAAATCACGTAAAAACTTTGGTGTTCGTTCATTTTGTTTGTGTTTTCCATCAAATTTCTTTAATCTTAGTGTTAAGAACCTAATACTCTCCTAAGATTAAGTTGGCAAAATTCTGTGTCACTAGTAAGTACTCTAAAATGTTGTACTTAAGTCACTTTTAttgtaaaatttatattttacgctaacattaaaaaattatttataatctgtttttaaaataatttaaaatttctaacatgaaaaaataatttaatattagttAAAGTAATTTTTACAatttaaattgaattaaaattttaatataacaatattccttttatttttattttgaaaattaacAATATTTATTCTCATCACTACCTTTCCACTTTTCTACCTTTAATCCGAAGCTCAATTTTTGTcctatattaattaaattctaaAATAGATAGTGATGCATTCGCTCATGATACTAATATATAGCTGTAGAAGTGAAATATTGACCATCTTCATATACTCGAACAAAATTGACAAGTCAAAGTTGACACACATGAAGATTGGCAAGTGGAAAAAATGAAGGCCATTGTATGACAAGTGGAAACCAGCTGAAAATAAAATCCATGTACTTTACCACATATCACCAAAACACACGCATTTGAAGTCTTCCATTGCGTGTCTTTGGTCATTTTCCGCACGCTTTAAAATTTGTATTGGATATGGATGGCTATATCATAGTTATATATAAATCTCCTCTCTTTCATCTTTCTAAAATATAGCAGTTGTCTAGAGAAATTGTATTGGTTTTCTTTGTTATTGTGAAAAACTTCCTAGTATTCAATAATTCCCCTCTCAATTTCAACACCccccctcaaaaaaaaaaaaaaatagtagagaTTTTTCCATAAACTCAGATAGATATGGCTGCTGCTACTGGTTTGGCCAAGCCGAGAGCAGAACAATACCAAGGAAAACTTACAGTTTATCTTATTATCACATCCATTATTGCTTCAATTGGAGCTTTTCTATTTGGTTATATTGGACTTTCAGGTACCCTTTTTCTTACTTTTCTTCTTTCATTATCAACTTTTGTCAgtggtatatatatttatacgggTTCATATCTATAACTTAACTTATTATTTACAGGTGGAGCTACATTAAACGAAGGCATAGCAGACTTAAATGAGGAATTAGTGTACAGAAATAAACACTATTTAGACCAGTATTGCAAGGATGATCCTGGGTCTGATACAGTGTATCTGCCTTCTGTATACATAGCTGGTATGGTAGCCTCACTAATAGCTTCTCCTGTGAGTAGAAAATATGGACGTAGAAGGAGTATGATCGTTGGCGGGATAAACTTTTTTATTGGGGCAGCTCTGATTGCCATTGTTCCACGATTGATCCAATATGGACCGGATGAGCTTGCAATCATGGTTGGTCGAATCTTTGCTGGAGTAGGCATTGGATTTGGAGTTCAGGTACTTTAACACCTTAAACAAAATTCATAGCATAGCCCAAAATTATGATGGTTTAAACTTGTTTTGTTGGGAAATAAACTATCATAAGGTATAACCAAAGATCTAACTAAGATTAAATAATGGTAGACCATATtggttaaaaaaataattaattgattttttagcttttataattaaaaaaaagtacTTTTTGGAAGAGTTTGGAAAACAAAAAAGTTATTTAAGACTCTTCCCtcatataatatttataatataagaaTACTTGTAACCCACCACCATCTTAATTTGGCTCTTATTGTATTTTTTGTTATGTTCTTGGCATGGGTGATCATGGGATTTATGATCTATGTTTATAGATAAATGGAGGATTTTAATCCTATTCTAACATGCTTGTCTTGGTTGTGTGCAGGCAATTCCACTATACTTATCTGAGATAGCACCAGCACAGTACCGAGGAGGCTTGAACTTTATGTTTCAGCTAGCAATTTCTCTTGGAATGTTGGCATCAAACATCATCAACTATGTCACCCGAGTCGAAGGAGAGCACCGTTGGACCGACTACAAAGGCATTAGTATCTCCTTTGGGATATTTGCATCTCTGGCCTTGTTAATGACAGTGGGAGCAAAATTCCTGCATGAAACACCCAACAGCTTAATTCAACGAGGTTCAAAAGATAAAGGGAGAAGAGTATTAGAGAAACTCAGAGGAGATGAAGATGTAGAGGAAGAGTTTCAAGACATAGTTGCTGCAAGTGAACTTGCTAGTACAGTAAAGACCCCTTTTAGAAGCATTTTTTGGAAGAAGAACCGGCCTCAGCTGGTAATGGCAATCCTCATGCCAATGTTCCAGGCCCTCACTGGCATAGATTCTCTACTCTATTACTCATCAATCTTGCTTCTAAACATGGGGTTTGGAGAAAAATCTTCCTTCTATTCTTCGGTTATGGTTGGTGCAGCACTTGTTTCATCAGCCCTCTTATCTATGGCAGTCGTAGACAGGTTGGGCAGGAGAGCTCTGCTTATCAGTGGGGGAATAATAATGATTATATGCCAGGTATATATTTACTCCCTTAAAAATTTAGAGCCaaaacaacatatatatatataagtatagtATTATAACTTTTTTCTTTAACAGGTTATAATTGGCATAATCTTGGTGAACAAGCTGGGAGATGATCAAAATTTATCTAAAGGCTTATCCATACTAGTGATGGCTCTcatatgtctgtttgcactagCTTTTGGATGGTCATGGGGCCCCATTTCCTGGACAATACCAAGTGAAATATTCCCATTAGAGATCAGATCAATTGGACAAAGCATTACAGTGGTTGTGAACTTTGGAATGACCTTAGCTGTAGCAGAGTCATTCATGCCTCTACTTTGTGTGTTTAAATTTGGACTCTTCATTTTCTATGGTAGCTGGATCATTGTCATGACCATCTTTGTGTGTCTGTTCTTGCCTGAGACTAAAGGTGTTCCAATTGAGGAGATGACTTGTGTGTGGAGAAAGCACTGGTTTTGGAAGAAGATTGTGCCTTCACAACAAGGACACATACTTTcttgatagaaaaaaaaaaatcactctaGATATTGATACCAAGAATTATTTGATTTATCATTGTTTGATTTAGAATGTATTAAATGTGTATTATAGTAACATTgatgattttttaaattttttatagaAAGGTAAAAAACAATGATAAATCATTATTTGATTTAGCATGTATTGAATGTGTATTATAGTAGCAttgatgacttttttttttaatagtaatgtgattattttctttctcttttgtaACAAGAATCTTTCACATAACCAATTCACCTAAATAATGAAAATGGGTATTATATTTGCACCCTAAAATATGATTAAGAcgcctattttttttaaaaaaaattaatatataatatatatctttTTAACTTAtgctcatatttttttttaaaaaaaattctctttcatattctaaaaaatacatataaatagtatatattttaaatatttaaataaaataaaatttaaaacaaaaaaaaataaaaacttgttaaagtaggagtttttttctaaaacattatacattattttttttaaaaaatgaaaacaagataaaataaaattattgaattttactcttacacccaaatttcgagaatcgAAGTTAtggcctcgaaatgtaggctcataaAGTGTAAACTCGAAAATGGCAAGTAATGACTCAACACTTATATAAATTAACATGTTTTATGATTTGTTCCTATTAGCCACCGAGCACCAGTTAAGACAGttcgagcttaagcatcaagctcaAAATGATGGATCTTCTCCGAAGTATATAAGAGCAATTCGAACCTTCATTGCAAGCTGGAAAATGATGATCTCCGAGGGTTAAGCTCGATGAAATTGCTGGCTAAGGATGATGGGTAAGGATGAGACTAACTAGGATGGAGAGCTCGTGATGTTAGTTGATCTCGAAAGCATGTTTGAAGTCGATAATGTATTTTGAACATGGTTGTCGTTAGGATATCCCTATTtcttggggatttgttgtaatatgATAATAAATTCCGATTATCATGGgaaattatgtaattaatgcatttatttgtattattttagggtattatttcaaatttgaattgtaacttcctaaaataaaatggaagatattttgttaaccagtctataaatagactagagaatttcatttgtagataCGCACAATTTGGTATTGAGAACACTTTGCTAAATTGCTTTGTAAAAGCTCTAAGAGAAGATCACCagtcaataatattgactaatggactaggcagattttaactgctgaaccacgtaaactctcgattgtttttttttatttattttcttaattctgtGTTTAGTGTTTTTCAtattcaagttgacgaaaaacgacgtcaatagtttggtgctttctttgagagttgaactcaagttGTTAGATTGTTTAATCAAAAACCTCCTGAATTACCAATGGCCGCCACAAACAACCCAagtactggtgggcgaccattgccccaaataccggAGGAACAAGCTCCTCGCACTGAAGATTACCTGCGTCGACCTGGGAAGCAGCCCATGGCTGACCAGGGCCCAGAGAAAGGGAGTGCTTCCTCCGATTCTCAGGGACCGCCTGTTCCCAGGCCTGACGAGGATCTCTACTATAATCCAGAGAGATACATTCCTATTGTTGAACAGGAGAATCACCAACTGCACCAACAATTGGCAGAAGCTACAAGGCGCAACGAAGAGTTAGCCAGGCAGGCTGTTGAGGTCCAGGCACCACCCCGGAGGCCAAGAGGACGTCCCCGAGGGAGCACGGCCGCCAAGAGAACTGAGCAAGGGGCCCAAAAAGCTCAACTAAGGCCTAGAACAAATCCTGGTGATGAACGCCCTAGGAGAAATACTCGAGTTGAGGCTACTGATAATCCGACTGCGGAGGTGTCTACAGGAatggggaataaccgagctcctcaaGCAGCTCGGAACCCTAACCCTGAAGCGGTTAGGAATAGCCCAGAACCTGTTCGGGCCAATTCTGGACCATCTAGACCCAATAATGGGAGGCCAccaccatcacctataagacatccaccctctccaataagacacccctcaccagTACGAGAGGCATCGCGACATGCACCACAGAGGCCCTCTCGCAGTGTCAGTCGAGATGGGAATCGTTAGGAGCGAAAGAGAGGCTACTCGAGAACACAAGGCTCCCCAACCATTGGTAAGCCATGTGTCAAGGTCACAAACAGCTGGGGCGAGGAGGCCAGTGGATGATCCACATCGTAATCACCAAGCCCCCCAGCCATAGAGAAATGTTAGCTTCGTAAGTGGGAGCTCGGACTATACTCGGCCTGTAAGCATATATAATATCGAGCCCAGGAATATTGGAAATCAGGGCAATCATCCTGACCTTCGGgatcacctgaaccataatcgggggcAGGCCAATCCCACAAACCCTGATTTACGCGACCATTTAAACAGTCAAAAGCAACCAGCATATGGAAACCAGAATAGCATTATACCGGgacaaggagctggagtttttataaacaataaccaaCTCTCCCAAGTTCAAGCTCGACCTCCAGTGGACCTAGTCCAggagagaattgaccagctcAAAAGGGCGTTTAGGCTCCTACAAGATGAAAGGAACAAGGATAAGGCTGaagactcagatgaggagctcgagccttttgccctgcatatctccaacactccatttccacaGGGGTTTAGGATAACCCATgtagcaccatttgatgggaactcaaacccaCATAGTCATCTAAGCACattcaataccatcatgcgagccagcaatgttggttACGAGCTCTGCTGTATGTTGTTCCTAGCTACCCTgataggaccagcaaaaaactggttcgagaAGTTTAGAAGACATTCTATCTCATCTTGGGATCAGCTAGCAAGGGGATTTAAGAAgaaattcaaagccatggtaggaGTCAAGCCCGAAGCCTTAGCCTTGACCAATGTCAGACAACAACAGGGAGAGTCGCTgaagagttaccttacaaggtttaatatTGAAGTGGCTCAATCCCGTAATGTCGACGACAGTGGCCACCTGATGGTTGTAAGAGCTGGTATATTActagggagtcccctttgggaggaTATGCAAAGAAAACTCATAAGGTCATTAACTGAATTCAACAGAAGGGcctagaggtttgtcaatgtagaagaggcgaggtcagcattaaatctgacctctcagcccgtaactacaacgacgaATGTTAACTCATCCTCGACCTCGGCCGCCCCCTCGACATCAAGACCCTCTGGggataacccttcaaaaagaaagaaaaatgaagggaataacctcgAGGCTAACGGgggaaaaagaaaaagggagacaagtatttctccatttacacagtGTATACTGAGCTCAATGAGACTCAGGAGAACATATTTCTTGCCAATGAGAACCATGTCCCATTTAGACGACCTGACCCAATGCGGAATCAAAAGGCAAAGAGGGACTCCAATAAATACTACAGATTCCACAGGGACGTTGGACATACCACTCATGAgtgccaatatatatatatatatttaaatggaaCTCTTTATTAAAAGAGGAAAAAACTACAACTGAAATGGCAAGTCTGAAACAATAGCAGCACAAGCAATGAGCTAATTATGAGCTAAACAATTAGAGGGTAAATCCCTATTCCAACTAGCGCTAACTCCATTCTGAAGAGTATACTTGACTAAACAATGAGCTAAACAATTAGCCTCCCTGTAAGCAAAGAGAAAACTAGCAAAACTATGTTTAGGAGTGATGTTCTTAATGCTCCAAATAATACCATCAAGGTCACTACAATAGTTAGCATTACTCAAAACTAAGGAAATAGCAGTGGCACAGTCAGACTCAATAATAAACTTTGGCAGCCCCAACTCAATTCCTAACATCATTCATTCCTTGATCGCATAGAGCTACGCAGATAGGCTATCAAAAGGCATGCTAATGATCGAAGCTCTAGCACCCAAGCACACTCCATTAGCGTCTCTGGCAGCGGTTGTTGCACTACAACAGTCACCATCAACTCTTCTTCCTGCATCAACATTAATTTTTGTCACACCTTCATCGGGGGCTTCCATTTTGTTTCCTCCCTTCTTTGTTGGTATCGATTAGAAAGGTTGATATCCTTGTAACTTCTGCAGTAATTCATGCACCAATCCAGCAAGTTCGAAGGTTTGGATTCTCTCTCATCAACCTTCATCTTATTTCTTACATACCAAAGCTGCCAAGACATCaccaaaaacaactcaaaatCACCATTATTTAGGGCATTGCGAATTTGAGAGAGGAACGCCAAAGGGTCATTTTCTTTGCAGCGTTTAATGAGGTCCCAAAACCCCGGAAGCTTCCAGTATTTGGCATTGGCTTTACATATCCAAATTTCATGAATTCCATCTTCTTGAGCACCAAACTTCCATATGAAACAATCCTGATTAGAAGTAATTTTCCTGCAAAACAAAGCACAATTAGTGGGAAGCCAAGAATggcttaattttaaaaaaaaaattgtttaattttaggAGAAACTCTCATTTTCTAGATAGACATCCACCATGCCTTGGTTTTCATAGTATCTGAATTCTCAGCAATGTCGTTTGAACTCGTGTCAACCTTATACCCACTTTTCACAATGTATTCCTCGTTCTTCGAAAAATGCCAAACTAGTTTGTCTCTTATCGATGCATCTTCACAAGGTATCGCAAGAATCCTCCTCGTTGAAAATACTTTTGATGAAATCTTCATCCCACTGTCCATTTCCAAGTTTAAGGTCGGCAACTTTTAAATTATCAGGCAGAAATGATTTATCATATATCTAAAAGTGTTAGGCCTTGGGATCCAGGGGTCATCCAAAATGCTCACATCATTCCCATCCCCGATTATCCATCTAGATCCCTTAAGAATAACTTCTTTCCCCCAAACAAGGCTTCTCCACACATTTGAGGCCTTGGAACCGTATTTAGCGACTATGATGTTGTTATTGGGGAAATAACACACCTTAAGAACTCTAGCACAGAGAGAGTTGAGGTTTCTAAAAAATCTCCAACATGGTTTAGCTAACATGGCATGGTTGAAAATATGCAAATTTCTAAACCCCAACCCTCCCCTGTCCTTAGGAAGGCATAGGACATCCCACTTGCACCAATgcatctttctcttcttttcagtTGACCCCCACCAAAATCGGCCAGCCATACCATGGAGACTTTGAATTTCTTTGAGATCTTGAAACAACTCATGATATAAATCAGGATAACCTAGATGATGGCTCTAACGAGAACTTCTTTTCCTACAGAGGAGAACATAGGTCTTTTCCACCCATTTAATCTCTTCCACACCTTGTCCTTGATACTTCCAAATATCTCTTTTTTGTTCCTCCTAACAAAGGATGGGAGCCCCAAGTACTTTCCATGAATATCAACAAGATTGATATTTAAGAGTTTTTCCAATCTCCTTCTCTCATCCCAAGGAATCAATTTTCCAAAGCTCACATCCAACTTGTCCAGATTAATCAACTACCCCGAAGCCTTAGAGTAGGCATTCAGAATTTCTTTGAACGTATAGAACTCATCATCATGAGCCTCCATGAAGATAAAATTGTCATCCGCGAAGAACAAGTGGGAAACGGGCACTCTACTTCTACCAACTCAAGACCATTAATCTTGCCATCAGCTTCAGCTTTTTGGATAAGACAAGAGAAAGCTTCAGCACAAAAAAGGAACAGAAAAGGAGAGAGGGGATCTCCTTGTCTTAAACCTCTACTAAGAATCACCTTTCCTTTAACACTTCCATTAAGCAAGAATGGGAAGCAAATTGTTCTAAAACATCTCATAATTTTATCCACCCACTCCTTTTTTGTAACCAAGTTTCAGCATCACCTCTTCCACAAAGCACCATTCCACCCTATCATAAGCCGTCGAGTTTCAGGGCCAACTTCTTACCAATCCCAAATTTGTCTTTGCGCATACAGCGAAGACCCTCGAAACCAATAATAGCATTATTCTGAACATTCTCCCTGGAACGAATGCACGTTGGGACTCAAAATTCGTGTACCCAAAGAGTCTCTTAATCTATCCGCCATACATTTGGAGATCACTTTGTAAATAACATTGCACAGGCTAATGGGGAGGAAATTCTCAATATTTTTTGGTTTGTCAACTTTTGGAATAAGGGTGATGAGGGTGTCATTTAAATAGCTCACTGAGGCATTCCTATTGAATTCTCCCAAGCATATCCTTACAACATCACCTCTCAAAGTATTCCAAAATTTCTGAAAAAATAAGACAAGGAGCCATCTGATCCCAACGCTTTTGTTGGGTTCATGCTTTGGACTGCTTTCACCACATCATTCTCGTTAAAGTCCTTCAGCAGCCTATCGTTTACATGATTCGAAATTCTCTTCTCAATACAAGAGGTAACATCATCAATCACAATTTAGAGGGAAGAGTTGAAGCGAACAAATTCTCAAAAAACCCACATATTTTGTTTTGGAAAATCTATTCTTCATCTTGCCAGCACCCATGactgtaacgatccaaaattgctaatagggtttagtgtgatgattagtgtgtcgggaaggcataatttgatatatgtatttttaattaattaaatgtgtgattatgtggcatgcatgatttatataattatgtgaatatattatatgcatgtttatcagTATTAGATATGCAAGTGAGTCATttactgtttataagggcatatttgtaattttagcccattaaaagcataaatgtgattatatgtgataaatggttgagaccatatcattatgtggatatatttgcagtatatgacttgagacggtcctagtaagcatattagcgaaatagtcacagcagggtttaatacccggctcgggggagcctaggggtattctgggaatttagagaatattttgggattgattgaataatgaataagtattttctaattatttggACATGACAGGATTAATAGggaaattggtaggatgacttgaggaattagcgggaattgggagaaataccattttacccttggagGCTATTAGAGGGCTGGGGAAACTTGaggggtagtttagtcttttTAGCTAAGATATTTGATCAGCTGGGTCTTAGGAAACTATCAGAACACCCTTGAAGCATTTACaaattctctctctccctctcactcacgtaTTCTTACTCTCCTTTTCCTTGTGTCTTGAAGTTGAAGAAAAAACAGAAGGAAACTCAAGGTTTTGGGCTGGTTTGAGCTAAGGGAAATCAAATCTAAGGTCAGACAAGGGTTTTTGAGGAGTTTAGACTGTCAATTCAGGTAAGAGTTTCAATCCTAATCTGCTGAATTTAGCTAAATTATAGTTGAGTTTAGAGCTtgtgtaaattctgggttttggtcgATTATGAGTG
The Humulus lupulus chromosome 6, drHumLupu1.1, whole genome shotgun sequence DNA segment above includes these coding regions:
- the LOC133782873 gene encoding sugar transport protein 7-like, whose amino-acid sequence is MAAATGLAKPRAEQYQGKLTVYLIITSIIASIGAFLFGYIGLSGGATLNEGIADLNEELVYRNKHYLDQYCKDDPGSDTVYLPSVYIAGMVASLIASPVSRKYGRRRSMIVGGINFFIGAALIAIVPRLIQYGPDELAIMVGRIFAGVGIGFGVQAIPLYLSEIAPAQYRGGLNFMFQLAISLGMLASNIINYVTRVEGEHRWTDYKGISISFGIFASLALLMTVGAKFLHETPNSLIQRGSKDKGRRVLEKLRGDEDVEEEFQDIVAASELASTVKTPFRSIFWKKNRPQLVMAILMPMFQALTGIDSLLYYSSILLLNMGFGEKSSFYSSVMVGAALVSSALLSMAVVDRLGRRALLISGGIIMIICQVIIGIILVNKLGDDQNLSKGLSILVMALICLFALAFGWSWGPISWTIPSEIFPLEIRSIGQSITVVVNFGMTLAVAESFMPLLCVFKFGLFIFYGSWIIVMTIFVCLFLPETKGVPIEEMTCVWRKHWFWKKIVPSQQGHILS